In Solimonas sp. K1W22B-7, the DNA window TTGAATTGCTCAACTTGAACTGCGGACGAAAAGAGTCGGACAGGAACGATATAGAAGATAGTGTCATTGGGGTATAGCAGGAACAGCCCGTTTCCGAACTTCCATTTGACCAAATCAGACCACGGTACGACACCATGCCCACGGTCGCTTTCTACCTTCAATGCTTCATCGGTCACCACATACCGCTGTGTTGCGTGAATCGCTTTGTACTGCCTGTACGTCCGCTTGGCTTTGTAAGGCCATACTCCAAATGAGATAGCCATGTATGCCAACAAGGCCAGAACAAACCATTTGCCACTTCCAGCGTGAAATTTTGGCGGGCCAAAAAAAGCTTGCCAAAGAACGACCACTGCGAGGAGTAGAATTAGGACTCCTGCCGCTAAAAAAAACGGCCGAGGCTTGATGTCTAGCCATTGCGCAATAACGTAGTCTCGTTCCGCAATCTGGCCCTCAAGTTCGATGTTCATGAGCCCCAATGCCAATTAGATTTCATTTTGATACTTAATCCTGACATCCAATTCAGTGTAGTAGGCGGCTCGCTAAGCCACCTTTCGCGACAGGCAGGTCAAGGACCCGCCTACGGCGCTATCCAGCAACGGCAATGCCTCTGATTTCCAAAGGGATGGCATGCATGTAGGGGAACCTTACCTCCGGCTCGCTGTAGCCCGTATCTTTTCGATCTCCACATCGCTTCATTGATTCAGCATTGACGGCGCTGTACTGGAAGTTAACCCGATGAGTCGTCATGCACTCCAAGGCTGAAGCCTGGTCTTGAACGTTGGCAAACAGCCGAACGGTTCTTTCAGCGCGGTTCAGCAGGGCAACAATTTCATATTTCTTCCCAGGATCAATGACAAGATCAGTTTCGTAGGTTCCCCAAAGCGCTACGCTTGCGCCGATAGCCCCTCTTACTTCAACA includes these proteins:
- a CDS encoding YcxB family protein — protein: MNIELEGQIAERDYVIAQWLDIKPRPFFLAAGVLILLLAVVVLWQAFFGPPKFHAGSGKWFVLALLAYMAISFGVWPYKAKRTYRQYKAIHATQRYVVTDEALKVESDRGHGVVPWSDLVKWKFGNGLFLLYPNDTIFYIVPVRLFSSAVQVEQFKELLRRAVNA